The Thermoflavifilum sp. genome contains a region encoding:
- a CDS encoding glycosyltransferase family 2 protein: MNTNNYPLVSFITLNYNNTSVTADLLRSMRKLTYPNIEVIVVDNHSDIDPAPELMAVYPDVKIIYNSKNLGFTGGNNAGIHSARGEYLFFINNDTEVNPNLVEPLLDVFENYPDAGAVSPKIYYFFHPGIIQYAGYKKINSFTGRTGAIGSKKVDNGQYDFIKPTYYAHGAAMMIPRKVMEQVGEWPDIYFIYYEELDLSLAIRRKGYKIYFQPRSILYHKESMTVGKSSPFKTYYMNRNRILFMRRNVSFFSLIFFYSYLLFFTIPKNSATFILKKQRDHLLAFWKAIIWHMRHPILD, from the coding sequence ATGAATACAAATAATTACCCATTGGTTTCTTTTATTACTTTAAATTATAACAATACATCTGTTACCGCTGACCTTCTACGTTCCATGCGTAAACTCACATATCCTAACATAGAGGTGATTGTGGTAGATAATCATTCTGATATTGATCCTGCACCAGAATTAATGGCTGTATATCCAGATGTAAAGATTATATACAATAGTAAAAATTTAGGATTTACAGGGGGGAATAATGCTGGGATTCATTCTGCTCGTGGAGAATATTTATTTTTTATCAATAATGATACTGAAGTAAATCCTAATTTAGTTGAGCCACTTCTTGATGTATTTGAAAATTACCCCGATGCAGGTGCTGTAAGTCCAAAGATATATTATTTTTTTCATCCTGGTATTATTCAGTATGCTGGATATAAAAAGATTAATTCTTTTACAGGCAGGACTGGCGCAATTGGATCCAAAAAAGTGGATAATGGCCAGTATGATTTTATTAAACCTACTTATTATGCACATGGTGCAGCCATGATGATACCTCGTAAAGTTATGGAACAGGTTGGAGAATGGCCGGATATTTATTTTATTTATTATGAAGAGTTGGATCTTTCATTAGCAATCAGGAGAAAAGGGTATAAAATTTATTTTCAGCCCAGATCTATATTGTATCATAAAGAGTCGATGACAGTTGGTAAATCTAGCCCGTTCAAGACTTATTATATGAATCGAAACCGTATTTTATTTATGAGAAGAAATGTTTCATTTTTCTCATTAATTTTTTTTTATTCTTATCTTTTGTTTTTTACTATTCCCAAAAATTCGGCTACCTTTATTTTGAAAAAGCAAAGAGATCATTTATTGGCTTTCTGGAAGGCGATCATCTGGCATATGCGACATCCTATTTTAGATTAA
- a CDS encoding glycosyltransferase family 2 protein, with the protein MNNIIEILFLWVLYAYAGYVVLYLFIFSLIGSIRKSHFVNSLSDRPAFYHRIAILIPAYREDAVILSSVKSYQRLRYPADKYSVYIIADQLQPSTLAALSELPVHVIPVQFKQSSKARSINTAFRCIQDSFDIAMICDADNVLHPDFLLYINNCYLKGALAMQGQRVAKNLNTPYAILDAATEMIGNHIFRLGANALGLSSSLIGSGMAFEYNLLKNIFSEIDVLGGFDKALQLKLNERGIYIQYIPDAVVFDEKITHAHAFSNQRKRWLFTQFSFLKRHFAIAFHMLMKGNINYFHLAFLQMLILPRSLFMLYLLLLLVIGASLYTIYPIFLLFSIILFFLYFISLFMAFPMIFIRRYLLSSISSLPDIFLRMIFSLLSIHHAKYEFIHTEHNEIEINNPLYEYK; encoded by the coding sequence ATGAATAATATAATAGAGATCTTGTTTTTATGGGTATTGTATGCTTATGCAGGGTACGTTGTATTATATTTATTTATCTTTTCATTAATCGGTAGTATTCGTAAATCTCATTTTGTAAATTCATTATCTGATCGCCCGGCATTTTATCATCGAATAGCAATTCTTATACCTGCATATAGAGAAGATGCCGTTATCCTCTCTTCGGTTAAAAGTTATCAAAGACTTCGTTATCCAGCAGATAAATATTCGGTATATATCATAGCCGATCAATTACAGCCTTCCACATTAGCAGCATTATCGGAATTACCTGTTCATGTGATTCCAGTTCAATTCAAGCAAAGTTCAAAAGCAAGATCCATCAATACAGCTTTTCGTTGTATACAGGATTCATTTGATATTGCTATGATTTGTGATGCTGATAATGTTTTGCATCCTGATTTTCTTCTATATATAAATAACTGTTATTTAAAAGGGGCCCTTGCTATGCAAGGTCAGAGAGTAGCTAAAAATTTAAATACGCCTTATGCTATATTGGATGCTGCCACTGAGATGATAGGTAATCACATTTTCAGGTTAGGTGCAAACGCTCTGGGGTTAAGTTCATCTCTTATTGGCTCAGGTATGGCATTTGAATATAATTTATTAAAAAATATTTTTTCTGAAATCGATGTACTTGGTGGATTTGATAAAGCATTACAATTAAAATTAAATGAAAGGGGTATATACATTCAATATATACCTGACGCTGTTGTGTTTGATGAAAAAATTACACACGCACATGCTTTTTCCAATCAACGTAAGCGGTGGCTTTTTACTCAGTTTTCATTTTTAAAGCGACATTTTGCTATCGCATTTCACATGTTAATGAAGGGGAACATAAACTATTTCCATCTGGCATTTCTTCAAATGCTGATTTTGCCCAGGTCGTTGTTTATGTTGTATTTACTCTTATTACTTGTTATAGGCGCATCTTTGTATACAATTTACCCGATATTTTTATTATTCAGCATAATTTTGTTCTTTTTATATTTTATTTCTTTATTTATGGCTTTCCCAATGATTTTTATTCGTCGATATTTATTATCTTCTATATCTTCTCTCCCAGATATATTTCTGAGAATGATTTTTTCCTTGCTTAGCATTCATCATGCAAAATACGAGTTTATACATACTGAGCATAATGAAATTGAAATAAATAATCCGTTATATGAATACAAATAA
- a CDS encoding glycosyltransferase: MIEPKIRILHAIRQGKVGGGETHVLQLAQFLNSDKFDLYVLSFTDGPMIDQLNACHIQNKVIPVHSPANLLFWIKLYRYLRQVQPHVIHVHGSRAAAFLLPIARILRIPVVYTIHGWSIHPDQGFIKFHFRRFFERWITSNATVNVNVSIADQQIGNKYFQNYHAEIVHYGIDVSRFSGSSMRRNIRSEFNVPDDAILFGFIARMTVQKQPLFLLRAFEKLISSHNVDNVYLLMVGNGELRTEVENFIESHPQFSRYVRLSDFRQDVAEILSAIDIYCLPSLWEGMPIGLLEALSSGKIVLVSDISQNTEVVSDGINGYVFRVNDLNSILNKMNFLITHFNELSHIGSEANRTIHRSFTIHQSISQIERIYERAIRTHEHFVYAS; the protein is encoded by the coding sequence ATGATTGAGCCTAAGATACGGATATTACATGCAATAAGGCAAGGAAAGGTTGGTGGTGGGGAAACTCATGTATTGCAACTAGCCCAATTTCTGAATTCCGATAAATTCGATCTATATGTATTGAGCTTTACAGACGGCCCCATGATAGATCAGTTAAATGCCTGTCATATTCAGAATAAGGTTATTCCTGTACATTCTCCAGCAAATCTTCTTTTTTGGATTAAATTGTATAGATATCTCAGGCAGGTACAACCTCATGTTATTCATGTACATGGTAGTCGCGCCGCTGCCTTTTTGTTGCCTATAGCCAGAATATTGAGAATCCCGGTAGTTTATACCATTCATGGATGGTCCATACACCCTGATCAGGGGTTTATAAAATTTCATTTTCGACGGTTTTTTGAAAGGTGGATTACTTCAAATGCTACTGTGAATGTAAATGTTTCAATAGCAGATCAGCAGATAGGAAATAAATATTTTCAAAATTATCATGCTGAAATTGTTCATTATGGTATAGATGTATCACGCTTTTCTGGATCGTCTATGAGAAGAAATATTCGATCTGAGTTTAATGTACCTGATGATGCAATATTATTTGGCTTCATAGCACGCATGACCGTACAAAAGCAACCTCTATTCCTCTTACGTGCATTTGAAAAACTTATTTCTTCTCATAATGTAGACAATGTTTATTTATTGATGGTTGGGAATGGTGAATTGCGAACAGAGGTTGAGAATTTTATTGAATCACATCCTCAATTCTCTCGTTATGTGAGGTTATCTGATTTTAGACAAGATGTTGCCGAAATTTTATCAGCTATTGATATTTATTGTTTGCCCTCTTTGTGGGAGGGTATGCCTATAGGTTTACTTGAGGCTCTATCTTCAGGAAAAATTGTTCTTGTTTCCGATATTTCACAAAATACGGAAGTTGTTTCCGATGGCATAAATGGATATGTTTTTCGTGTAAACGATCTAAATTCTATATTGAATAAGATGAATTTCTTGATCACTCACTTTAATGAACTATCACATATTGGATCTGAAGCAAATAGAACCATTCATCGTTCATTTACTATACATCAATCAATTTCTCAAATTGAACGTATTTATGAGCGTGCTATACGAACCCATGAGCATTTCGTATATGCTTCCTGA
- a CDS encoding PKD domain-containing protein has product MIRHTCFQTRKGIQLFLSLLLFPVIVYAQGDQIAIQVPISNSGFTEGALLHLPDDYDSTTHTYPLLLFFHGKGEAGTDLSKIYNSSGAGGPAYFIAHNQWPSYFINPKDGKPYKFIVVSPQASSWSTRTAWVPYILTYLVKHYRVDTNRIYLTGLSAGGQAVWGYAAHNGVIPNYLIAAFVPMSMAANPVYPDALMITRDSLHAWGFGDPITDALGAWTQRGMDSINTYAPGHARFTAYSGGHCCWNRYYNPTYRETINGKSMNIYEWMLQYARGQVDSLPPAPDQPPVVKLASRTYTLILPTDSVYVDGSGSYDPDGSIVSYTWKQVDGPARANISAPNQSKTWIDSLTSGTYHFILTVVDNGNLSATDTVTLQVNPAPDQKPIVKFAARQLTITLPTDSVEADGNASYDPDGTITSYLWTELNGPSSATLSNATQAKTWISHLQAGTYSFLLTVTDNAGLKAADTLWIYVNAAPVQYPPVVELQSTNISVTLPQDSVYLDASKSYDSSGTIIGYQWKLIQGDTSALIVSPTQPATWLKHLRAGNYLLAITVTSNTGLQTTDTVQIQVHNMPNQPPVSIIHAGMDSIRLPLDSVWLDGGGSYDPEGGKLSYLWKQISGPAPAVIQYVNRAQTWIQQLTAGIYQFALTVTDSLGLSSTDSVLIYVDAPVVTHKRIILPVWNQLWYPNIDSVLGIEPGDTLCIPAGTYPSLLLSNIHGTPDAPVVIQNCGGVVRIGVNNSRPYTFSIGNSTYFELNGSGTQGVEYGFELVGTPVSNGGSASCGGLWIGNKSDHFNVHHIFVHDINSIGIQALTQATCNDPGTWRKNYVIDGIDFHHIKIVNVRFEGFYIGKTSDYQVDAACTPDTLYNPLLRNVKVYDNIIDSTGWDGIQVSGAYEGDNEIYDNQLDYTGYNHQYGQGMAILVGGNSQIQVYRNFINHPQYLAVQVLGTGLSKFYDNVIANAKMDAFQMSGVDGNFQPPAIYFFNNTLVNIQGNAFVIWGTTTDTVNRIYNNLMVNIQGATYQKPDSGIYIPPATSIGYQIKYDIQHNLFISDINKAGFVNPSADNYHLLPTSPAVDAGIDLRSYGITTDLDGQSRPYGRAFDVGAYEYAPHPNKPPVAVAKASMDSLQLPVDSVLLDGSLSSDSDGYISAYFWRLKQGPAGWSIQHADSSKTWAYFSRPGNYIFELTVTDNAGATATDTVAIHVLSAVNQPPVAVVNPDTVIYLPTDSIWLNGTASYDPDDTVFTDLHFQWSKISGPDTYQFVDSLMDTTWVKQLTVGQYVFKLVVTDRAGATDSAFVTVNVNAPSTHPTPIAYAGPDRTIQLPQDTVMLDGSGSVDSSGVIVRYRWSILSSPSGSQADLTDSLGVQTILQHLTVGQYVVQLTVTDSSGASASDQVKIRVLPRPNTPPIANAGADITLILPDNTATLNGTASYDPDGTIVSYRWIYISGPAQYTITGAATPHPVLYGLVQGTYVFQLTVTDNMGASASSTVQVIVKPKPNRPPVVDIRGDSVLILPQNTMVLDGSYSYDPDGHIVRYQWQQVSGPTNIQMSGMNSAKLQLQNLDIGDYTFALTVTDDGGMSATHSFNFEVRMNVITNHSPLVVYPNPAHDIIHVFFYSQVDGEYIIRIFDINGKIRAIYSYNKSHVSNFDKDININQLLPGIYLVNVTFENGTSVTQKIVKL; this is encoded by the coding sequence ATGATAAGACATACTTGCTTTCAAACGAGAAAGGGTATACAGCTTTTTTTAAGCTTATTGTTGTTCCCTGTCATTGTTTATGCACAGGGTGATCAGATAGCCATTCAGGTTCCTATTAGCAATTCTGGCTTCACTGAGGGTGCGTTGCTCCATTTGCCTGATGATTATGATTCTACCACCCACACCTATCCATTACTTTTGTTTTTTCATGGCAAAGGCGAGGCGGGTACCGATTTGAGCAAGATTTATAATAGTTCTGGTGCCGGCGGGCCTGCATATTTTATAGCGCATAATCAATGGCCAAGTTATTTCATTAATCCGAAAGATGGGAAGCCATATAAATTTATTGTAGTTTCTCCACAAGCCAGTTCATGGAGCACTCGCACCGCTTGGGTACCCTATATTCTGACGTATCTGGTGAAGCATTACAGGGTTGATACAAATCGAATTTATTTAACAGGTTTGAGTGCAGGTGGACAGGCCGTATGGGGGTATGCAGCACATAACGGTGTGATACCGAATTATTTGATTGCTGCTTTTGTTCCAATGAGTATGGCGGCTAATCCCGTGTATCCGGATGCACTGATGATTACACGAGATAGTCTTCATGCATGGGGGTTTGGAGATCCGATCACTGATGCCTTAGGTGCATGGACTCAAAGGGGCATGGATAGTATCAATACGTATGCTCCCGGCCATGCACGATTTACAGCTTATTCAGGCGGGCATTGTTGCTGGAATCGCTATTATAACCCCACTTATCGCGAAACCATCAACGGCAAGTCCATGAATATTTATGAATGGATGTTGCAATATGCCCGTGGACAGGTTGATTCCCTTCCACCGGCTCCCGACCAGCCTCCAGTAGTGAAACTGGCCAGTCGCACGTATACCCTGATCCTCCCCACAGACAGTGTGTATGTAGATGGAAGCGGTTCTTATGATCCGGATGGGTCGATTGTTTCTTATACGTGGAAACAGGTGGATGGTCCCGCTCGGGCAAACATATCCGCACCTAATCAATCCAAAACATGGATTGACAGTCTTACATCTGGTACTTATCATTTTATTTTAACCGTTGTAGATAATGGCAATTTAAGTGCTACGGATACGGTAACCCTTCAGGTCAATCCCGCACCCGATCAAAAACCCATCGTCAAATTTGCTGCCCGGCAACTAACGATTACTTTGCCCACGGATAGTGTAGAAGCCGATGGTAATGCCTCTTACGATCCGGATGGTACGATAACGAGTTATCTCTGGACGGAATTAAATGGCCCCTCATCGGCTACTCTGTCCAATGCTACTCAAGCCAAAACCTGGATAAGCCATCTACAAGCAGGAACGTATTCGTTTTTGTTAACCGTTACCGACAATGCTGGATTAAAAGCGGCGGATACGTTGTGGATATATGTGAATGCCGCTCCAGTGCAATATCCGCCGGTGGTTGAGTTACAATCAACAAATATTTCCGTCACTTTGCCTCAGGATTCGGTATACCTGGATGCTTCAAAATCGTATGATTCTTCCGGCACCATCATCGGCTATCAATGGAAGTTAATTCAGGGTGATACTTCAGCACTTATTGTTTCACCCACACAGCCTGCTACCTGGCTGAAACATCTGCGCGCAGGGAATTATCTTTTGGCCATCACTGTAACAAGCAACACGGGTTTACAAACAACCGATACTGTGCAGATTCAGGTACACAATATGCCCAATCAGCCGCCTGTTTCAATCATCCATGCCGGCATGGATTCCATAAGATTGCCGCTCGACTCTGTATGGCTGGATGGGGGTGGATCCTATGATCCTGAAGGCGGAAAGTTAAGCTATTTATGGAAACAAATAAGTGGGCCTGCACCTGCAGTGATTCAATATGTGAACCGGGCGCAAACCTGGATTCAACAACTTACGGCGGGAATATATCAATTTGCTTTAACTGTTACAGATAGCCTCGGGCTTTCAAGCACCGATTCAGTCCTGATTTATGTGGATGCTCCCGTGGTTACCCATAAACGCATCATTCTTCCTGTGTGGAACCAGTTGTGGTATCCGAATATTGATAGTGTGCTGGGCATTGAACCTGGTGATACTCTGTGTATTCCAGCAGGAACCTATCCCAGTTTGTTGTTGTCAAATATTCATGGCACGCCCGATGCGCCTGTGGTAATTCAAAATTGTGGTGGTGTAGTCCGCATAGGCGTCAATAATTCGCGTCCATATACATTTTCTATTGGCAATAGTACATATTTTGAGTTAAATGGATCTGGTACGCAGGGAGTCGAATATGGTTTTGAACTGGTTGGAACACCTGTAAGCAATGGGGGAAGTGCATCTTGTGGCGGTTTGTGGATTGGTAATAAATCAGATCATTTTAATGTACATCATATTTTTGTACATGATATTAATAGTATTGGCATACAAGCGCTTACGCAGGCTACCTGTAATGATCCCGGTACATGGAGGAAGAATTATGTTATTGATGGTATTGATTTCCATCATATCAAAATTGTGAATGTCCGATTTGAAGGATTTTATATTGGAAAGACTTCCGATTATCAAGTGGATGCTGCCTGTACACCGGATACACTATATAATCCATTGTTGAGGAATGTAAAGGTATACGATAATATTATTGATTCAACAGGATGGGATGGTATTCAGGTTTCTGGAGCTTATGAAGGGGATAATGAAATTTATGATAACCAATTAGATTATACGGGATATAACCATCAATATGGTCAGGGTATGGCTATTTTAGTGGGAGGAAACAGTCAGATTCAAGTTTATCGTAATTTTATTAACCATCCTCAATATCTTGCTGTGCAGGTGTTAGGTACAGGACTGAGTAAGTTTTACGATAATGTTATTGCTAATGCGAAAATGGATGCCTTTCAGATGAGTGGAGTCGATGGTAATTTTCAGCCTCCAGCTATATATTTTTTCAATAACACCCTAGTGAATATACAGGGAAATGCTTTTGTGATATGGGGAACCACCACTGACACCGTAAACAGAATTTATAACAATTTAATGGTCAATATTCAAGGAGCTACTTATCAAAAACCAGATTCTGGAATTTACATTCCTCCCGCTACTTCTATCGGCTATCAAATCAAATACGATATTCAACATAATTTATTTATATCAGATATCAATAAGGCAGGTTTTGTGAATCCTTCTGCAGATAATTATCATCTGCTGCCCACTTCACCGGCAGTAGATGCGGGGATTGATTTACGTAGCTATGGAATTACTACTGATCTGGATGGACAATCGAGGCCTTACGGACGGGCATTTGATGTAGGTGCTTATGAATATGCACCTCATCCTAATAAGCCGCCAGTTGCGGTTGCAAAAGCCAGTATGGACAGCTTACAGTTACCGGTAGATTCTGTTTTACTGGATGGCAGCCTTTCATCAGATTCAGATGGATATATTAGTGCATACTTCTGGCGACTCAAACAGGGGCCTGCAGGGTGGAGCATTCAGCATGCAGATTCCAGTAAAACCTGGGCTTATTTCTCCCGACCTGGTAACTATATTTTTGAACTTACGGTAACAGACAACGCGGGTGCAACTGCAACGGATACCGTTGCCATTCATGTGTTATCGGCAGTTAATCAACCACCTGTTGCTGTGGTAAATCCTGATACGGTTATTTATTTACCCACCGATTCTATTTGGCTCAATGGCACGGCTTCTTATGATCCAGATGATACAGTCTTTACTGATTTACATTTTCAATGGAGCAAAATATCCGGTCCGGATACCTATCAATTTGTTGATAGTCTTATGGATACCACCTGGGTAAAACAATTGACCGTAGGGCAGTATGTGTTTAAACTGGTAGTAACCGACAGGGCTGGAGCGACAGACAGTGCATTTGTTACAGTGAATGTCAATGCACCCTCCACACATCCGACTCCGATAGCATACGCAGGCCCCGATCGTACGATTCAATTGCCTCAAGATACGGTGATGCTCGATGGAAGTGGATCGGTTGATTCTTCGGGAGTGATTGTACGTTATCGATGGTCTATCCTATCATCTCCGTCGGGCAGTCAGGCCGATCTTACGGATTCTCTTGGTGTTCAAACTATTCTTCAACATTTGACAGTAGGTCAATACGTTGTTCAATTAACCGTAACGGATAGTAGTGGGGCTTCTGCTTCTGATCAAGTGAAGATTCGGGTATTACCCCGGCCCAACACGCCGCCTATAGCCAATGCAGGAGCTGATATTACCCTTATTTTGCCTGATAATACAGCTACGCTGAATGGAACTGCTTCCTATGATCCGGATGGAACAATCGTATCTTATCGATGGATATATATTTCCGGTCCGGCTCAATATACGATTACAGGAGCTGCTACTCCACATCCGGTATTATATGGACTTGTACAGGGTACTTATGTTTTTCAACTCACGGTTACCGATAATATGGGAGCCAGTGCCTCATCTACTGTGCAGGTCATTGTAAAGCCTAAGCCCAATCGGCCCCCTGTAGTAGATATTCGAGGAGATTCAGTATTGATCCTGCCTCAGAATACTATGGTGCTGGATGGCTCTTATTCATATGATCCTGATGGACATATAGTGAGATATCAATGGCAGCAGGTATCAGGCCCAACCAATATTCAGATGTCAGGAATGAATAGCGCCAAGTTACAATTACAAAATTTAGATATAGGAGATTATACTTTTGCTCTAACTGTAACAGATGATGGTGGAATGAGTGCTACGCATTCATTCAATTTTGAGGTAAGAATGAATGTAATTACCAATCATTCGCCTTTAGTTGTATACCCTAATCCTGCACATGATATCATTCATGTATTTTTCTATAGCCAGGTAGATGGAGAATATATAATTCGTATATTTGACATCAATGGGAAGATAAGGGCAATTTATTCATACAATAAATCGCATGTCAGTAACTTCGATAAGGATATAAATATCAATCAACTTTTACCAGGTATTTATCTTGTAAATGTAACTTTTGAAAACGGTACCTCTGTCACGCAAAAAATTGTTAAATTATAA
- a CDS encoding class I SAM-dependent methyltransferase, with the protein MLPDKFEYERIADIKRLFFIKKQVEHLSAQARILDVGCGNGVIARFLGRLGFQLLGIDVSERAIHQAKSLNMLPNVQFELMDAESLCIDRQLFDVIICSEVLEHLHHPEILLSQLYRLLKKDGILIITVPNGRGPRELLVTRPILYFRNRQGRIWNTIQFLKRSLGYQGVTVQSAADNLDHVQFFTRNRLIRIAEQNGFVITRWAKSNFIEDVFPFSFLTKRIPYLQKLDCRLADVLPFACTGGFMMVWKKNLP; encoded by the coding sequence ATGCTTCCTGATAAATTTGAATACGAAAGGATAGCGGATATCAAGCGACTTTTTTTTATTAAGAAACAGGTTGAACATTTATCTGCTCAGGCACGTATTCTTGATGTAGGATGTGGAAATGGTGTTATTGCACGTTTTCTGGGTAGACTGGGCTTTCAGCTACTGGGCATTGATGTTAGCGAAAGAGCCATCCATCAGGCAAAATCCCTTAATATGCTCCCAAATGTGCAGTTTGAATTAATGGACGCGGAGTCTCTCTGTATAGATCGTCAGCTGTTTGACGTCATCATCTGTAGTGAAGTACTGGAACATCTGCATCACCCGGAAATACTTTTAAGTCAACTGTACCGATTATTAAAAAAGGATGGTATCTTAATTATCACGGTTCCCAATGGACGCGGCCCGAGAGAATTACTGGTTACCCGACCAATTCTGTATTTCCGTAACCGACAGGGCAGGATATGGAATACCATCCAGTTCTTGAAAAGATCTTTAGGATATCAAGGGGTAACCGTGCAATCTGCTGCAGATAATCTTGATCATGTACAATTTTTTACAAGGAATCGTCTGATTAGGATAGCCGAGCAAAATGGATTTGTTATTACCAGATGGGCTAAATCTAATTTTATCGAAGATGTGTTTCCTTTTTCTTTTTTAACGAAAAGAATTCCTTATTTACAAAAATTAGATTGTAGGTTGGCCGATGTACTGCCATTTGCCTGTACAGGAGGGTTTATGATGGTGTGGAAGAAAAATCTTCCTTAA
- a CDS encoding NAD-dependent epimerase/dehydratase family protein, which yields MKQICSLVTGGAGFIGSHVARHCLTLDHQVVVLDDLSGGFLDHLPDGVNFVEGSVTDELLINQLFDQYHFDYVYHLAAYAAEGLSHFIRKFNYTNNLLGSIHLINASIKHRVKCFVFTSSIAVYGKGQLPMTEDMTPIPEDPYGVSKYAVELDLRAAHEMFGLNYIIFRPHNVYGENQNIGDKYRNVIGIFMNQLMLGEPLTIFGDGTQTRAFSYIDDVAIPIAHSVHIPEAYNEVFNIGADQPYSVNELAEAVGRAFGIKPQIRYLRARNEVLHAYADHHKARKVFGSSSGISLEEGIYRMAEWAKKVGPRKSKEFSRIEIKENLPEGWK from the coding sequence ATGAAACAGATTTGTAGCTTAGTTACTGGTGGAGCCGGCTTTATCGGATCACATGTTGCCCGGCATTGTTTAACTCTAGATCATCAGGTTGTAGTTCTTGATGATTTGAGCGGTGGTTTTTTAGATCACTTGCCTGATGGGGTGAATTTTGTCGAAGGTTCTGTTACAGATGAATTGCTTATCAATCAATTATTTGATCAATATCATTTCGATTATGTGTATCATCTTGCGGCCTATGCTGCAGAAGGATTATCTCATTTTATTCGAAAATTTAATTATACCAACAATCTGCTGGGGAGCATTCATTTGATTAATGCTTCTATTAAGCACAGGGTGAAATGCTTTGTTTTTACTTCCTCTATTGCCGTTTATGGGAAGGGCCAACTGCCTATGACCGAGGATATGACGCCAATACCTGAGGATCCTTATGGGGTCTCAAAATATGCTGTTGAATTGGATTTAAGAGCGGCGCATGAGATGTTTGGTTTGAATTATATTATTTTCAGACCGCATAATGTATATGGCGAGAACCAGAATATTGGCGATAAATACCGGAATGTGATTGGTATTTTTATGAATCAACTTATGCTGGGAGAGCCGCTTACCATATTTGGTGATGGTACACAGACAAGAGCTTTTAGCTATATCGACGATGTTGCCATTCCCATAGCTCATTCTGTGCATATTCCTGAAGCATATAACGAGGTATTTAATATTGGAGCTGATCAGCCATATTCAGTTAATGAGCTGGCTGAGGCAGTTGGAAGAGCCTTTGGCATAAAACCTCAAATTCGATATTTACGTGCTAGGAATGAGGTTTTGCATGCGTATGCAGATCACCATAAAGCCAGGAAGGTATTTGGTTCCTCTTCGGGTATCTCCCTGGAAGAAGGTATATACAGGATGGCTGAATGGGCAAAAAAAGTGGGGCCAAGGAAAAGTAAAGAATTTAGCCGGATTGAAATTAAAGAGAATTTGCCTGAAGGGTGGAAGTAA
- a CDS encoding HAD-IB family hydrolase, which translates to MDHGSTLVIFDFDHTVTQCNSLLAFIRFVKGKRKMYLGFLKLSPILGLFKLGFINNQRAKEKVIAHFFGGMNEKEFRKYGWAFQEDILPKLLRKKAIDALRYHQKRKDTIIIVTASAEEWIIEWCKKQGIECIGTRLEVKDGKITGKINGKNCYGEEKLRRLKERIKIEQYREIHVYGDSKGDKELLQIATHPHYREL; encoded by the coding sequence ATGGATCATGGGTCAACTCTGGTAATTTTTGATTTTGATCATACAGTCACACAATGCAACAGCCTATTGGCCTTTATCCGCTTCGTTAAGGGAAAAAGAAAAATGTACCTAGGATTTTTAAAACTATCGCCTATTCTTGGTTTATTTAAACTTGGATTCATCAACAACCAAAGAGCAAAAGAAAAAGTAATAGCACACTTCTTTGGTGGTATGAATGAAAAAGAGTTCAGAAAATATGGATGGGCATTCCAGGAAGATATATTACCAAAATTACTTCGAAAAAAGGCTATAGATGCATTGCGATATCACCAAAAAAGAAAAGATACCATTATTATAGTTACAGCATCAGCAGAAGAATGGATAATTGAATGGTGTAAAAAGCAAGGAATAGAATGCATAGGCACCCGGCTTGAGGTAAAAGATGGTAAAATCACAGGGAAGATAAACGGTAAAAATTGCTATGGAGAAGAAAAACTACGCAGGTTGAAAGAAAGAATAAAAATTGAACAATATAGAGAAATACATGTCTATGGTGATAGCAAAGGAGACAAGGAATTACTTCAGATTGCCACCCATCCTCATTACAGGGAGCTGTAA